A window from Megalobrama amblycephala isolate DHTTF-2021 linkage group LG21, ASM1881202v1, whole genome shotgun sequence encodes these proteins:
- the mrps16 gene encoding 28S ribosomal protein S16, mitochondrial, protein MVHLSSFLLKKYHGGHVVIRLALGGVTNRPFYRIVAAYNKRARDGKYIEQVGSYDPLPNIHNEKLVAFNYERIKYWIGCGAHTTKPVAKLLGLAGFFPLHPMTITEAERKRKAASTEVVKTESQDHVEQ, encoded by the exons Atggttcatttat CATCTTTCCTGCTCAAGAAATATCATGGTGGGCATGTGGTCATCAGGCTGGCATTAGGAGGTGTCACTAACAGACCTTTCTATCGCATTGTGGCTGCTTATAATAAACGGGCGAGAGACGGTAAATATATCGAGCAGGTGGGATCATATGACCCTCTCCCGAACATTCACAATGAAAAACTTGTCGCCTTCAATTATGAAAGGATCAAGTACTGGATTGGATGCGGTGCCCATACGACAAAACCAGTGGCCAAACTTCTAG GATTGGCTGGATTTTTCCCACTGCATCCAATGACAATAACAGAAGCAGAGCGGAAACGAAAAGCCGCTTCGACAGAAGTTGTTAAAACAGAAAGTCAAGACCACGTGGAGCAGTAA